One window from the genome of Halostella litorea encodes:
- a CDS encoding ABC transporter ATP-binding protein — MGIHAEDDDPFEEQRESAENPMRRLFGEYGRENAFQFLVGLLASVFARLLDLLPPVLLGFALDAIFRDDKPFTALWLVPDAWLPADPQGQLWVTVGLIGAAFTFGAGFHWIRNWGWNSFAQNIQHSVRTDTYDKMQRLNMDFFADKQTGEMMSILSNDVNRLERFLNDGMNSMFRLSVMVLGIAAILFYYNWQLAFVALVAVPAIALFTWKFIQTIQPKYADVRSSVGTVNSRLENNLGGIQVIKTSNTEGYESDRVEDVSQDYFDANWDAISTRIKFFPGLRLLAGFSFVATFLAGGLWVLMPADAGGPGPLTGTLSAGEFVTFILLTQRFIWPMAQFGQIINMYQRARASSERIFGLMDEPSRIEEDPAAEALVVDEGEVVYDDVTFGYDEGETIVEDVSFEVEGGDTLALVGPTGAGKSTVLKLLLRMYDVDDGAIRIDGTDLRDVTIPSLRKSIGYVSQETFLFYGTVEENITYGTFDATEEEIVEAAKMAEAHDFIENLPDGYDTEIGERGVKLSGGQRQRISIARAILKDPEILILDEATSDVDTETEMLIQRSLDELTADRTTFAIAHRLSTIKDADKIVVLEDGEIVERGSHGDLLDNDGLYAHLWGVQAGEIDELPEEFIERAAERQARTDAIDVDD; from the coding sequence ATGGGTATTCACGCCGAGGACGACGACCCCTTCGAGGAACAGCGCGAGAGCGCTGAGAACCCGATGCGGCGGCTGTTCGGGGAGTACGGGCGCGAGAACGCCTTCCAGTTTCTCGTCGGGCTCCTCGCCAGCGTGTTCGCGCGGCTGCTCGACCTCCTGCCGCCGGTGTTGCTCGGGTTCGCGCTCGACGCGATCTTCCGCGACGACAAGCCGTTCACGGCGCTGTGGCTGGTGCCGGACGCGTGGCTCCCGGCCGACCCCCAGGGACAGCTCTGGGTCACGGTCGGGCTGATCGGCGCGGCGTTCACGTTCGGCGCGGGATTCCACTGGATCCGCAACTGGGGCTGGAACTCCTTCGCACAGAACATCCAGCACTCCGTGCGGACCGACACGTACGACAAGATGCAGCGGCTGAACATGGACTTCTTCGCCGACAAGCAGACCGGCGAGATGATGTCGATCCTCTCGAACGACGTGAACCGCCTGGAGCGGTTCTTAAACGACGGGATGAACTCCATGTTCCGGCTGTCGGTGATGGTGCTCGGCATCGCCGCCATCCTGTTTTACTACAACTGGCAGCTCGCCTTCGTCGCGCTGGTCGCGGTGCCCGCCATCGCGCTGTTCACCTGGAAGTTCATCCAGACCATCCAGCCGAAGTACGCCGACGTGCGTTCGAGCGTCGGCACGGTCAACTCCCGGCTGGAGAACAACCTCGGCGGCATCCAGGTGATCAAGACGAGCAACACCGAGGGGTACGAGTCCGACCGCGTCGAGGACGTCTCGCAGGACTACTTCGACGCCAACTGGGACGCCATCTCGACGCGGATCAAGTTCTTCCCCGGCCTGCGCCTGCTGGCCGGCTTCTCCTTCGTCGCCACGTTCCTCGCCGGCGGACTGTGGGTGCTGATGCCCGCCGACGCCGGCGGCCCGGGGCCGCTCACCGGGACGCTCAGCGCGGGCGAGTTCGTCACGTTCATCCTGCTCACCCAGCGGTTCATCTGGCCGATGGCGCAGTTCGGGCAGATCATCAACATGTACCAGCGCGCCCGCGCCTCCAGCGAGCGCATCTTCGGCCTGATGGACGAGCCGAGCCGGATCGAGGAGGACCCCGCCGCCGAGGCGCTCGTCGTCGACGAGGGCGAGGTGGTGTACGACGACGTGACCTTCGGCTACGACGAGGGCGAGACCATCGTCGAGGACGTCTCCTTCGAGGTGGAGGGCGGCGACACGCTCGCGCTGGTCGGCCCGACCGGGGCCGGCAAGTCGACGGTCCTGAAGCTGCTCCTGCGGATGTACGACGTCGACGACGGCGCGATCCGGATCGACGGGACGGACCTGCGGGACGTGACGATCCCCAGCCTCCGGAAGTCGATCGGCTACGTCAGCCAGGAGACGTTCCTGTTCTACGGCACCGTCGAGGAGAACATCACGTACGGCACGTTCGACGCCACCGAGGAGGAGATAGTCGAGGCCGCGAAGATGGCCGAGGCCCACGACTTCATCGAGAACCTGCCGGACGGCTACGACACGGAGATCGGCGAGCGCGGCGTGAAGCTGTCGGGCGGCCAGCGCCAGCGCATCTCCATCGCGCGGGCGATCCTCAAGGACCCAGAGATCCTCATCCTCGACGAGGCGACCAGCGACGTGGACACGGAGACGGAGATGCTGATCCAGCGGAGCCTGGACGAACTCACCGCCGACCGCACGACGTTCGCGATCGCCCACCGGCTCTCGACTATCAAGGACGCCGACAAGATCGTCGTGCTGGAGGACGGGGAGATAGTCGAGCGCGGGAGCCACGGGGACCTGCTCGACAACGACGGGCTGTACGCCCACCTCTGGGGCGTGCAGGCCGGCGAGATAGACGAACTGCCCGAGGAGTTCATCGAGCGCGCCGCCGAGCGGCAGGCCCGGACCGACGCGATCGACGTCGACGACTGA
- a CDS encoding DUF7538 family protein, producing the protein MSEQVRALAERDGWRDEDFAARVHYEGAGDRYSVEYYAPTDCVLYWKVKGDGETAVPVGRETVPGPLRERIRQDLDAAGIDPEAEGRTL; encoded by the coding sequence ATGAGCGAACAGGTGCGTGCGCTGGCCGAGCGCGACGGCTGGCGCGACGAGGACTTCGCGGCGCGGGTCCACTACGAGGGGGCCGGCGACCGCTACAGCGTGGAGTACTACGCCCCGACCGACTGCGTCCTCTACTGGAAGGTGAAAGGCGACGGCGAGACCGCGGTGCCGGTCGGCCGCGAGACCGTTCCCGGCCCCCTGCGGGAGCGCATCCGGCAAGACCTCGACGCGGCCGGTATCGACCCCGAGGCCGAGGGCCGGACGCTGTAG
- a CDS encoding DUF192 domain-containing protein, with the protein MERWKVLNVAGVVLVVALLGGAAVQTGLLANPFAEDRDRATVTVTDGDGDELAVVDAEVADTGDERYTGLSNHESLANGSGMLFVHGGEDDRTYVMRDMDFGIDIVFVAENRTITTIHEAPAPGPNEDGESQRYSGRAKWVLEVPKGYTDAQGIEAGDTIAIEYGNGTASASENATVTVENATAALHP; encoded by the coding sequence ATGGAGCGCTGGAAGGTGCTGAACGTCGCCGGCGTCGTGCTCGTCGTCGCCCTGCTCGGCGGGGCCGCGGTCCAGACCGGGCTGCTGGCGAACCCCTTCGCCGAGGACCGCGACCGGGCGACGGTGACGGTCACCGACGGGGACGGCGACGAGTTGGCCGTCGTCGACGCCGAGGTCGCCGACACCGGCGACGAGCGGTACACCGGACTGAGCAACCACGAGTCGCTGGCGAACGGGTCGGGGATGCTGTTCGTCCACGGCGGGGAGGACGACCGGACGTACGTGATGCGCGACATGGACTTCGGCATCGACATCGTGTTCGTCGCGGAGAACCGGACGATCACGACGATCCACGAGGCCCCCGCGCCGGGGCCGAACGAGGACGGCGAGAGCCAGCGGTACAGCGGCCGCGCGAAGTGGGTGCTGGAGGTGCCGAAGGGGTACACCGACGCACAGGGCATCGAGGCCGGGGACACCATCGCGATCGAGTACGGGAACGGGACGGCGTCGGCCAGCGAGAACGCGACGGTGACCGTCGAGAACGCGACGGCCGCCTTGCACCCGTAA
- a CDS encoding GNAT family N-acetyltransferase: protein MSVEVRPATPADVPGIRRVAHAGWEAAYEGVLSASTRERCLAEWYAPSVVERAVTDPGVSYFVADDDDGVVGYASGDADGGENLGRLSSIYVLPDRWGEGVGTRLLDAVETALAERGVDAVRVLVLAENDVGIRFYRARGYDCVDSRTAELGGETCTERVFRGSV, encoded by the coding sequence ATGAGCGTCGAGGTTCGGCCGGCAACGCCGGCGGACGTACCAGGGATCCGCCGCGTGGCACACGCGGGCTGGGAGGCGGCGTACGAGGGCGTGCTGTCCGCGTCGACCCGCGAGCGGTGCCTCGCGGAGTGGTACGCCCCCTCGGTCGTGGAGCGGGCGGTGACCGACCCCGGCGTGAGCTACTTCGTCGCCGACGACGACGACGGCGTGGTGGGGTACGCCAGCGGCGACGCCGACGGCGGCGAGAACCTGGGTCGCCTGTCGAGTATCTACGTCCTCCCCGACCGCTGGGGCGAGGGCGTGGGGACCCGGCTGCTCGACGCCGTCGAGACGGCGCTGGCCGAGCGCGGGGTCGACGCGGTGCGCGTGCTCGTCCTCGCCGAGAACGACGTGGGGATCCGGTTCTACCGGGCGCGGGGCTACGACTGCGTCGACTCCAGAACCGCCGAACTCGGCGGCGAGACGTGCACCGAGCGGGTGTTCCGCGGCTCCGTCTGA
- a CDS encoding PAS domain S-box protein yields MSTQDPSPVNEALLHLNGTDPITVLHVDDDPDFADLVSVYLERENSSLEVITETSADAGLDRLADVDIDCIVSDYDMPRTDGLEFLSAVREEYPQVPFILFTGKGSEEIASDAISAGVTDYLQKGGGTDQYTVLENRISNAVRQYQAEREIDRGFQALETAREGISLLDEEGTFLYVNQAYADTYGYDRSELIGEHWETIYPEDHVTQVYEEILPAVSEEGQWEGEHTHRTKDGERLVVDHALAYAESGSIICLVRDVTDEKETQRILEEERRRFELFVDAVEEYAIFALDADGYVTSWNRGAERIKGYAPEEILGEHVSTFHTEKQADAGSPDELLEQALEDGWVTDEGWRVREGGSRFWADVTITAVFDGNGRHRGYVKVTQDVTDRLDTRDEPDGDRQFIDQALDVLDDVFYVLDPDGSISRVTQRAIEVTGYTEAELRSMDLVELFPEDQRARVQSDIEDAIATGSAELEVDVLTKDGRTIPYEFRKRRITDEDGDVVGAVGIGRDITKRKRRERQLQRQLDQFERFGSILSHDLRTPLQTVTGRIDLARETGETEHLDKAEAALGRLEMLIDDLSTVMREGELVDDVTALDVEASVRDVWEALPTDGVSLRVRETARIRADENAFARLLENLLKNALDHGEGTVTVGVLSDGFYLEDDGPGVPEDIREEIFELGYSTKLSDDGTGFGLASARQIAVAHGWEITATEGDDGGARFEVTDVEMA; encoded by the coding sequence GTGAGCACCCAAGACCCATCGCCCGTAAACGAGGCCCTTCTCCATCTCAACGGGACGGACCCGATCACGGTCTTACACGTCGACGACGACCCGGACTTCGCCGACCTGGTTTCGGTGTACCTCGAACGCGAAAACAGCTCACTGGAGGTCATCACCGAGACGAGCGCCGACGCCGGACTGGACCGTCTCGCCGACGTCGATATCGACTGCATCGTCAGCGATTACGACATGCCGCGGACGGACGGGCTCGAGTTCCTGAGCGCCGTACGCGAGGAGTATCCGCAGGTCCCGTTCATCCTCTTTACGGGAAAGGGGAGCGAGGAGATCGCGAGCGACGCCATCTCCGCGGGCGTCACCGACTACCTCCAGAAGGGGGGCGGAACCGACCAGTACACGGTCCTCGAAAACCGGATCTCCAACGCCGTCCGACAGTACCAGGCCGAACGGGAGATAGACCGCGGGTTTCAGGCGCTGGAAACCGCCCGCGAGGGCATCAGTCTGCTCGACGAGGAGGGAACGTTCCTCTACGTCAACCAGGCGTACGCCGACACCTACGGCTACGACCGGAGCGAGTTGATCGGCGAGCACTGGGAGACGATCTATCCCGAGGACCACGTGACGCAGGTCTACGAGGAGATCCTCCCCGCCGTCTCCGAGGAGGGGCAGTGGGAGGGGGAACACACCCACCGCACGAAAGACGGGGAGCGCCTCGTCGTCGACCACGCGCTCGCCTACGCCGAGAGCGGTTCGATCATCTGTCTGGTGCGGGACGTCACCGACGAGAAGGAGACCCAGCGCATTCTCGAGGAGGAACGCAGGCGCTTCGAGTTGTTCGTCGACGCCGTCGAGGAGTACGCCATCTTCGCGCTCGATGCGGACGGCTACGTGACGAGCTGGAACCGGGGTGCCGAGCGGATCAAGGGCTACGCGCCCGAGGAAATCCTCGGCGAACACGTCTCGACGTTCCACACCGAGAAGCAGGCCGACGCGGGGTCCCCCGACGAGTTGCTGGAGCAGGCACTCGAAGACGGGTGGGTCACGGACGAGGGCTGGCGCGTCCGCGAGGGCGGCTCGCGGTTCTGGGCCGACGTGACCATCACCGCCGTCTTCGACGGGAACGGCCGGCACCGGGGATACGTGAAGGTCACGCAGGACGTCACCGACCGGCTCGACACCCGGGACGAACCGGACGGGGACCGTCAGTTCATCGACCAGGCGCTCGACGTGCTCGACGACGTGTTCTACGTGCTCGACCCGGACGGGAGCATCTCCCGCGTCACGCAGCGCGCCATAGAGGTGACCGGCTACACGGAGGCGGAGCTACGCTCGATGGACCTGGTGGAACTCTTCCCCGAGGACCAGCGGGCGCGGGTCCAGTCGGACATCGAGGACGCCATCGCGACCGGCAGCGCCGAGCTGGAAGTGGACGTCCTGACGAAGGACGGCCGGACGATCCCCTACGAGTTTCGCAAGCGCCGGATCACCGACGAGGACGGGGACGTCGTCGGCGCGGTCGGCATCGGACGCGACATCACGAAGCGCAAGCGTCGGGAACGCCAGCTCCAGCGCCAGCTGGACCAGTTCGAACGGTTCGGAAGCATCCTCTCACACGACCTGCGAACGCCGCTCCAGACGGTCACGGGGCGAATAGATCTGGCGAGGGAGACCGGCGAGACGGAGCACCTCGACAAGGCCGAGGCGGCGCTGGGGCGGTTGGAGATGCTCATCGACGACCTATCGACCGTGATGCGCGAGGGCGAACTCGTCGACGACGTGACGGCGCTCGACGTCGAGGCGTCCGTCCGGGACGTCTGGGAGGCGCTCCCGACCGACGGGGTGAGCCTCCGGGTGCGCGAGACGGCGCGGATCCGAGCCGACGAAAACGCGTTCGCCCGACTGCTGGAGAACCTGCTCAAGAACGCGCTGGACCACGGCGAGGGCACGGTGACGGTCGGCGTGCTGTCCGACGGCTTCTACCTCGAAGACGACGGCCCCGGCGTCCCCGAGGACATCCGCGAGGAGATATTCGAACTGGGATACTCGACGAAGCTAAGCGACGACGGAACCGGCTTCGGCCTGGCGAGCGCCCGCCAGATCGCCGTCGCACACGGCTGGGAGATCACCGCGACCGAGGGCGACGACGGGGGCGCCCGGTTCGAAGTGACCGACGTCGAGATGGCGTGA
- a CDS encoding bacterio-opsin activator domain-containing protein, whose amino-acid sequence MGSKNNISEVWADVVDALPGAVGIQADGRFVSVSAELASLLGSEADTLVGEPWRAAFDDEGGERLAAAVEQAHAAGRWEGRVRAGGGARLELTLTVTDGGTLVWSATEAEDDPPGGAASETGFATDPHLAGELLDGMHAVAFTLDGQGRLDRWNGALPDRTGYDHADLDGMAVERLVASDHHARLGRLHAEGRGVELDLRTADGKRLAHEVRETTVSPEDGGAVRCLVCYDIADRSEDIKRYETILETVVDGVYTLDENLEFTYVNEEMSNIFERPASELLGTDPRTLFADESQMAMAADMRERVVEGDLTTGTVEARTETASGETVELESNYRLRHDPEDGEFPGSVGIIRDVTERNQRERTLERQRNELETLDRITHLLLETTRESLKTASRDSVERAVCERLVASDLYQFAWIGDREFDGDRIVPRASAGDDRGYLDAIADADGVDQWPENRALRSRSIAVATSADGSDGGWPEAASDRGFEATIAVPLRDGDAVYGVLVVYATHEGAFGDRARAGFDVLGRAVGSVIYAANNRELLFADAVVELGFRVPVADSMLARIATEFDCSIALDGYVSAGPQWVLYLSVDGAEVDGVVDELNGETGVERARVVPVDGEGGRVELVMSTSPLLDTITSVGATVRDASGDATGVRLTVEAPADSDVRDIVDHVRAEYDGADLVSTREYDRDVTTVGRPDGVLDELTERQREAVQAAYRAGYFDWPRASTAEAVAASLNIAPPTLHGHLRKAQRAILSTLIEQ is encoded by the coding sequence ATGGGTAGTAAAAATAATATTTCTGAGGTGTGGGCGGACGTCGTCGACGCGCTCCCGGGAGCCGTCGGGATCCAGGCCGACGGCAGGTTCGTTTCGGTCTCCGCGGAACTGGCCTCGCTGCTCGGCAGCGAGGCCGACACGCTGGTCGGGGAGCCGTGGCGGGCCGCGTTCGACGACGAGGGGGGCGAACGCCTGGCGGCGGCGGTCGAACAGGCCCACGCGGCGGGACGGTGGGAGGGCCGGGTTCGGGCCGGCGGCGGCGCTCGACTCGAACTCACGTTGACGGTGACCGACGGCGGCACGCTCGTCTGGAGCGCGACCGAAGCGGAGGACGACCCGCCGGGGGGAGCCGCCTCCGAGACAGGGTTCGCGACGGACCCCCACCTCGCCGGGGAACTCCTCGACGGGATGCACGCCGTGGCGTTCACGCTCGACGGGCAGGGGCGACTGGACCGATGGAACGGGGCACTACCGGACCGAACCGGCTACGACCACGCGGATCTCGACGGGATGGCTGTCGAGCGGCTGGTGGCGAGCGACCACCACGCCCGGCTCGGGCGGCTACACGCCGAGGGCCGGGGAGTCGAACTCGACCTGCGTACCGCGGACGGAAAGCGACTCGCACACGAGGTCCGGGAAACGACGGTCAGCCCGGAGGACGGCGGGGCCGTTCGCTGCCTCGTCTGCTACGACATCGCCGACCGTAGCGAGGACATCAAGCGGTACGAGACGATCTTAGAGACGGTCGTCGACGGCGTGTACACGCTCGACGAGAACCTCGAGTTCACCTACGTCAACGAGGAGATGTCGAACATCTTCGAACGGCCGGCGTCGGAGTTACTCGGGACCGACCCGCGGACGCTGTTCGCCGACGAGAGCCAGATGGCGATGGCCGCGGACATGCGCGAGCGGGTCGTCGAGGGGGACCTGACGACGGGGACCGTCGAGGCACGCACCGAGACGGCAAGCGGCGAGACGGTCGAACTCGAATCGAACTACCGGTTGCGACACGACCCCGAGGACGGCGAGTTTCCCGGGAGCGTGGGGATCATCAGGGACGTCACGGAGCGCAACCAACGCGAGCGAACGCTCGAACGGCAGCGCAACGAACTCGAAACGCTGGACCGTATCACGCACCTCCTGCTGGAAACCACGCGGGAGTCGCTCAAAACCGCCAGCCGGGACAGCGTCGAGCGGGCGGTCTGTGAACGGCTCGTCGCATCCGACCTCTATCAATTCGCCTGGATCGGCGACCGCGAGTTCGACGGCGACCGCATCGTGCCCCGGGCGAGCGCCGGCGACGACAGGGGCTACCTCGACGCGATAGCCGACGCCGACGGGGTCGACCAGTGGCCGGAGAACCGGGCACTCCGGAGCCGGTCGATCGCGGTCGCCACCTCCGCCGACGGGTCCGACGGGGGCTGGCCCGAGGCGGCGAGTGACCGGGGGTTCGAGGCGACCATCGCGGTCCCGCTTCGGGACGGGGACGCGGTGTACGGAGTGCTCGTGGTCTACGCCACGCACGAGGGGGCGTTCGGTGACCGCGCCCGGGCCGGGTTCGACGTCCTCGGGCGTGCCGTCGGGTCGGTGATCTACGCCGCGAACAACCGCGAGTTACTGTTCGCCGACGCCGTGGTCGAACTCGGGTTTCGGGTCCCCGTCGCGGACTCCATGTTGGCCCGGATAGCGACCGAGTTCGACTGTTCGATCGCGCTCGACGGGTACGTCTCGGCCGGGCCCCAGTGGGTCCTGTATCTCTCCGTCGACGGGGCAGAAGTCGACGGCGTCGTGGACGAACTGAACGGGGAGACGGGGGTCGAACGCGCTCGGGTCGTCCCGGTGGACGGGGAGGGCGGCCGGGTCGAACTCGTCATGTCGACGTCGCCGCTTCTCGACACGATCACCAGCGTCGGGGCGACCGTCCGCGATGCGTCCGGGGACGCCACCGGCGTCCGCCTGACGGTCGAGGCCCCCGCCGACAGCGACGTCCGTGACATCGTCGACCACGTCCGGGCGGAGTACGACGGGGCCGACCTCGTTTCGACCCGCGAGTACGACCGGGACGTGACGACGGTCGGCCGCCCGGACGGGGTTCTCGACGAACTGACCGAGAGACAGCGCGAAGCCGTGCAGGCGGCCTATCGGGCGGGTTACTTCGACTGGCCGCGTGCGAGCACGGCCGAGGCGGTCGCCGCGTCGCTGAACATCGCCCCGCCGACGCTCCACGGCCACCTGCGGAAGGCCCAGCGAGCCATCCTCTCGACGCTCATCGAGCAGTGA
- a CDS encoding outer membrane protein assembly factor BamB family protein, which translates to MPKPMDRRRALQLVATTGAAALAGCSGGGDAADSDDRPDDSTDAATVDGTGSSTGDGTDGNSPPPGFESLWERKLPEEDASAAQYITATGDDFLAVAVENVLYGIDTADGTLNWEFSDGGDIDALAVSDTHVFLHHTARQGPGTVYAVDQANGEKAGQRQGASDRLPMLALTEYVVVPHEYQNFNDGLYVMTPDGGLYGSLTEVPGVKWVDGEGDRVVVGRWEASDNAGVVGHDLSVDVGSERRWTIPDLELFDTTVVDGTLVAPNGDAYTLLDVETGDRTDVPVETELSSHGIVSAGGLAFHMTGNEVIHAVDPAAGEVAWTTEENLDGVTSLVSTGDAVVLRHADHFRGLAPDSGEVLAQGGTSQAEPLSVAANGQGVYSCHTTVFAHDVEF; encoded by the coding sequence ATGCCAAAACCGATGGACCGGCGGCGGGCGCTGCAACTCGTTGCGACGACGGGGGCCGCGGCCCTCGCCGGCTGTTCGGGCGGCGGCGACGCGGCCGATTCGGACGACAGGCCCGACGACAGCACCGACGCAGCGACCGTCGACGGCACCGGGAGTTCGACCGGCGACGGGACGGACGGGAACTCGCCACCGCCGGGGTTCGAGTCGCTCTGGGAGAGGAAGTTGCCCGAGGAGGACGCGAGCGCGGCCCAGTACATCACAGCGACGGGGGACGACTTTCTGGCCGTCGCCGTCGAAAACGTCCTGTACGGGATCGACACGGCCGACGGAACGCTCAACTGGGAGTTCTCCGACGGCGGTGACATCGACGCGCTGGCGGTCAGCGACACCCACGTCTTCCTCCACCACACGGCGCGGCAGGGGCCGGGAACGGTGTACGCCGTCGACCAGGCGAACGGCGAGAAGGCCGGCCAGCGGCAGGGGGCGTCGGACCGGCTCCCGATGCTTGCGCTGACGGAGTACGTCGTCGTGCCCCACGAGTATCAGAACTTCAACGACGGCCTGTACGTCATGACGCCCGACGGGGGGCTCTACGGGAGCCTCACCGAGGTGCCGGGGGTCAAGTGGGTTGACGGGGAGGGCGACCGCGTCGTCGTCGGCCGCTGGGAGGCCAGCGACAACGCCGGGGTGGTCGGCCACGACCTGAGCGTCGACGTCGGCAGCGAACGGCGCTGGACGATCCCCGACCTGGAACTGTTCGACACGACCGTCGTCGACGGGACGCTGGTCGCCCCCAACGGGGACGCCTACACCCTGCTCGACGTCGAGACCGGCGACCGAACCGACGTCCCGGTCGAGACGGAACTGAGTTCCCATGGGATCGTCTCCGCCGGCGGACTGGCGTTTCACATGACCGGCAACGAGGTTATCCACGCTGTCGACCCCGCCGCCGGGGAGGTGGCGTGGACGACCGAGGAGAACCTCGACGGCGTCACCAGCCTGGTGTCGACCGGCGACGCGGTCGTCCTCCGGCACGCGGACCACTTCCGCGGGCTCGCCCCCGACTCGGGCGAGGTGCTCGCACAGGGCGGGACGTCGCAGGCGGAACCGCTGTCCGTCGCGGCCAACGGCCAGGGGGTCTACTCCTGTCACACGACCGTCTTCGCCCACGACGTCGAGTTTTGA
- a CDS encoding methyl-accepting chemotaxis protein — protein MASDATPDDAAPDDAAPDDGGSGLGTLGFGIATLLAGGLVLGGALVGTGNTDPTVAAAGGAGVLASVVVGTALSARRASTDSGEREAFRTALETRESGARIDGDWSRPVFQLAASELNDRVGEAAALREQVDGLEADLATLRRRVREYDAVAADVEKCVERAANEDDFTARVDEERSDETARTTAAAVNALLDEVATTLADIRGFADEVAAYSHEVTLSTQEVSEGADRVHVMLNEISEESNAQAEELERATEEVGDLSATVKEMSVSTAEVADIAERTAEVGRSGRDAANDAIDGMNEIQTQSAETVDALEQLEAEVTQIDELVDAIREIAEETNMLALNANIEASRTGQEEGFAVVATQIKELAEHSKEAADEVEERLDNIRAQTERTVDEAEQTSERIAQQTASVEDAVDSLEKVAQAAAQTNAGVQAINETTEQQTDSVGEVLDTVEGATEVSLETADEAERAATSAESQSAALSRVNESIDRLADQADELSETLESVSVADGEEAAPSDAA, from the coding sequence ATGGCGTCCGACGCCACACCCGATGACGCCGCACCTGACGACGCCGCACCCGACGACGGCGGGTCCGGCCTCGGGACGCTCGGCTTCGGGATCGCGACGCTGCTCGCCGGCGGCCTCGTCCTCGGCGGCGCGCTCGTCGGGACGGGCAACACCGACCCCACCGTCGCAGCGGCCGGCGGGGCCGGCGTGCTCGCGAGCGTCGTCGTCGGGACGGCGCTGTCCGCGCGGCGCGCCAGCACCGACTCCGGCGAACGCGAGGCGTTCCGGACGGCGCTCGAAACCCGGGAGTCGGGGGCACGGATCGACGGGGACTGGAGCCGCCCCGTGTTCCAACTCGCGGCGAGCGAACTGAACGACCGCGTCGGCGAGGCGGCGGCGCTGCGGGAGCAGGTCGACGGCCTCGAAGCCGACCTCGCGACGCTGCGCCGTCGCGTCCGGGAGTACGACGCCGTCGCGGCCGACGTCGAGAAGTGCGTCGAGCGCGCGGCGAACGAGGACGACTTCACCGCCCGCGTCGACGAGGAGCGGTCGGACGAGACGGCCCGCACGACGGCCGCGGCGGTGAACGCGCTCCTCGACGAGGTGGCGACCACGCTGGCCGACATCCGCGGGTTCGCCGACGAGGTCGCCGCCTACAGCCACGAGGTGACCCTCTCGACCCAGGAGGTCAGCGAGGGCGCCGACCGCGTCCACGTGATGCTGAACGAGATATCCGAGGAGTCGAACGCCCAGGCCGAGGAGCTCGAACGCGCCACCGAGGAGGTCGGCGACCTCTCGGCGACCGTCAAGGAAATGTCGGTCTCGACGGCCGAGGTCGCCGACATCGCCGAGCGGACCGCCGAGGTCGGCCGCTCCGGCCGTGACGCCGCCAACGACGCGATCGACGGCATGAACGAGATCCAGACCCAGTCCGCCGAGACCGTCGACGCGCTCGAACAGCTCGAAGCCGAGGTCACCCAGATCGACGAACTGGTCGACGCGATCCGGGAGATCGCCGAGGAGACGAACATGCTCGCGCTGAACGCCAACATCGAGGCCTCCCGGACCGGCCAGGAGGAGGGCTTTGCGGTCGTCGCGACCCAGATCAAGGAGCTGGCCGAACACTCCAAGGAGGCGGCCGACGAGGTCGAGGAGCGCCTCGACAACATCCGCGCCCAGACCGAACGGACCGTCGACGAGGCCGAGCAGACGAGCGAGCGGATCGCCCAGCAGACCGCCTCCGTCGAGGACGCGGTCGACTCGCTGGAGAAGGTCGCACAGGCAGCGGCCCAGACCAACGCCGGGGTCCAGGCGATCAACGAGACCACCGAGCAACAGACCGACTCCGTCGGCGAGGTGCTGGACACCGTCGAGGGCGCGACCGAGGTCTCCCTCGAGACGGCCGACGAGGCCGAGCGCGCGGCGACCTCCGCCGAGTCCCAGTCCGCGGCGCTCTCCCGCGTGAACGAGAGCATCGACCGGCTCGCCGACCAGGCCGACGAACTCAGCGAAACGCTGGAGTCCGTGTCCGTCGCCGACGGCGAGGAGGCGGCTCCGTCCGACGCGGCGTGA